In Ramlibacter sp., the sequence CCGGCCTGCCCGACGCGGCCGATGTGGCCCAGGCCCACGAGCAGCCCGAGCTGGACCTGTTCCACCCCTGGGCCATCACCAGCGAGGAGGCGGCCCGCCTCGCGCTGGAATGCGAGGCCGCGGCCCTGTCCACCGACCGGCGCATCACCAACAGCGAGGGCGCCGGTGTCTCGGCCCAGCAAAGCCATTTCTTCAGTGCCCACACGCGGGGCTTTCGGGGCGGCTACGCCAGCTCGCGCCACAGCCTGTCGGTGGCGCCAATTGCCGGCAAGGGCAATGGCATGCAGCGCGACGCCTGGTACAGCTCCATGCGCAGCGCCGAGGAGCTGGCCAGCCCGCAGGCCGTGGGCCGCTACGCGGCCGAGCGCGCGCTGAGCCGGCTCAAGTCGCGCAAGATCGCCACCACGCAATGCCCGGTGCTGTTCGAGTCGCCGCTGGCCGCGGGCCTGCTGGGCGGCTTTGTGCAGGCCGTGAGCGGCGGCGCGCTGTACCGCAAGAGCAGTTTCCTGCTCGATTCGCTGGGCAAGCGCGTGCTGCCCAGGCACATCGACATTGCCGAAGACCCGCACGTGCCGCGCGGCAAGGGCAGTTCGCCGTTTGACGAGGAGGGTGTGCGCACCCGTGCCCGCAAGGTGGTGGACGCAGGCCGGGTGGAAGGCTATTTCCTGAGCAGCTATTCGGCGCGCAAGCTGGGGATGAAGACCACCGGCAATGCGGGGGGCTCGCACAACCTCACCATGACGTCGCGCCTGACCCGCCCCGATGACGACCTGGACGCCATGCTGCGCAAGCTGGGCACCGGGCTGTTCGTGATCGAGCTCATGGGGCAGGGCGTGAACTACGTGACCGGTGACTACTCACGTGGCGCCAGCGGCTTCTGGGTCGAGAACGGCCAGATCGCCTTCCCGGTGCAGGAGATCACCATTGCCGGCAACCTCAAGGACATGCTCCAGGGCATTGACGCCGTGGGCGCCGATGCCTACAACTATGGCGCCAAGACGGTGGGCTCGGTGCTGGTCAACCGGATGAAGGTCGCGGGGAGCTAGCTCCCCCCGAAGCGGCCTGCGGCCGCCTCCCCCCAGGGGGCACCACCGGCGGCCCGGCGGAGCCGGTTCCGCGGTGGCACTTGAATTAGCTTGCCAGCGCTGCCTTGACAGCGGCACTCACCTGGCCCATATCGGCCTTGCCGGCGAGTTTGGCCTTGACGGCGCCCATGACCTTGCCCATGTCGCCGGGGCCTTTGGCACCCAGTTCGGCCACGATGGCCTTGACTTCGGCGGCGACCTCTTCGGCGCTCAGGCGCGCGGGCAGGTAGACCTTGAGCACCTGGGTCTCGGCGATTTCCACGTCGGCGAGGTCCTGCCGGCCGGCCTTCTCAAAGGCTTCGATGCTGTCCTTGCGCT encodes:
- the pmbA gene encoding metalloprotease PmbA, whose amino-acid sequence is MTTPSSRADSGFAYSRATFEELVDRALAHAKKLGATDAGAEASEGCGLSVSVRKGELETVERNRDKSLGVTVYMGHRRGNASTSDFSPAAIEQTVQAAFDIARFTAEDPVAGLPDAADVAQAHEQPELDLFHPWAITSEEAARLALECEAAALSTDRRITNSEGAGVSAQQSHFFSAHTRGFRGGYASSRHSLSVAPIAGKGNGMQRDAWYSSMRSAEELASPQAVGRYAAERALSRLKSRKIATTQCPVLFESPLAAGLLGGFVQAVSGGALYRKSSFLLDSLGKRVLPRHIDIAEDPHVPRGKGSSPFDEEGVRTRARKVVDAGRVEGYFLSSYSARKLGMKTTGNAGGSHNLTMTSRLTRPDDDLDAMLRKLGTGLFVIELMGQGVNYVTGDYSRGASGFWVENGQIAFPVQEITIAGNLKDMLQGIDAVGADAYNYGAKTVGSVLVNRMKVAGS
- a CDS encoding GatB/YqeY domain-containing protein, which encodes MSLKEQITEDMKAAMRAKDSVRLGTIRLLTAAMKQKEVDERVELDDAAVIAIVDKMLKQRKDSIEAFEKAGRQDLADVEIAETQVLKVYLPARLSAEEVAAEVKAIVAELGAKGPGDMGKVMGAVKAKLAGKADMGQVSAAVKAALAS